AAAATCAATCTTCTTTATTATTCCTTAGCTAAATAATTACCTGTATGCGTGCACTAAATCAAATTAATGAATCATTATAAATAGTTACTGGTTTTGATTCAAAGCTGAATCTACGAAGtctacagaaaacaaagagagcCTTCCAAATGGTCATAAAGTTGTTCATTGATTGATATTCAGTTGGACAGTTAAAAAAGGGATTAATCAAAGAATTAATCCTAAATAATAAACAGATCAAATTGTAAAGAAATCATTTACAAATACTTCATTGGATGacaaaaagataataaaatctgaaaatagattaaaaaaaaaaagattttacaaagagaaaaaaagcaattcACCAACTTACTTCTTAATGGACATAGATACATTAAtcatttgaataaatgaatgaatttataaataaatttgatgatgctattaaacatttaaataaagtgtaaaaaagaaactattaaacaacaaaaataaatgaaaaattaacaataaataaataattaactgaATTAAAGAAAAAGGACAATTTGCACTTTATCAATTTCCCAATTGTTTTTTGCTAATTACTTTTTCATTCGTGTCCTTTTCCCCTCTATTTTAAATTAATCATCAGTTAATGAGTCACTTTTTAACCATTTGTCATGCTCTCTAGGTCCTCCATACCAGCTGCTACTAAGGTTAGAAATGCACTGTATTGGATTTTCGCACTATTATACATCATATTAAATTCATATTCtgattatacatatatacatacatttgtGCACACAAGGAACAACctccagtgtgtagaattatCCCATATAAGAGCAGCACCAGCTTaagttttgaaaaaagaaagcaatCATCAACAATGTAATCTcttgaaaagctgcaaatctCAAAATGAGTGACATGGATCAAGGTGTTAATAGGTGTAAAACAATTGAGGAGGTCAGTCAAGGCATTAGGTTGACCACTGCTGAGTCCTGACCTGATGTGTTTACTCTTCTGTGTTTTACCAACCATTTGCAAAAGAGCTGTGTGGTTTCACCAGAATAAAGCCTGCAAATAATGAGTACAAATACCTGGTGCTCCCCTTACTACTCAGTAGAACTGATGAAACTGTTTGAATGAGTTAAACCCTATAACTACAGTCCAGTCCTCTTCTGTGCTGTGGATAAACTGACTAAATCTACATAGAACCTTGACATTGAACCTTGTTGTGTAACTCGATGACAATGCATTTTTGAGATTATGTAATGTGTTTTGGGATATTTTCATAATTCTAAAAGGGCAAAGAATGTCCTAAACCTCCAAAGAAACCATTATGAAAATCACTTTAGCTGAAGTTTCAATGtattcacacagaaaacaataacatgcCATAAAGCATGCCAATCATTAGGCAATTCTCCAccttttaattcattctttggccctttttctgtctctgccaATCTCTTTATATAAGTTTCTGTCTCGCCATCTTTTTGTTATGGAAATTAGCCTGATGGCCTGCaggtatttgtgtgtatgtgtgtgtgtgtgtgtgtgtgtgtgtgtgtgtgtgtgtgtgtgtgtgtgtgtgtgtgtatgtgtggccaCTCACTTTTTTTCCTGACATAGAGGCTGAGGGAGGTCTGAAACTTGCTGATGTCATTGCGGACGCTGATGTCCAGGCAGTGGACGCCCGCAGAGGTGAAGGTGTGGTTCAGTCGCAGGGTGTTTTCATACAGCATGGTCAGTGTGCAGCCCCCCGTCCTGTCCGGCTTGCAGTTGGGCAGAATACGCCAGCACACCCACATGGGAGGACtgaagacatacacacagattaCTTTTCATAAAACAACGTTTTCTCCTATTCCCTGAACGAAGAGGAATGAAGAGAGAGTAAACAAACCAAACGAAGCTCACCTTCCATCGACATGAATAGCCAAACTGCTGTTTTGAGACATCTCATAATCTGAAGGCCCCTTCAGCTCGATGTGTTTGATGGCATCTGCAAATCACTTTCAATTATTAGTCATTTTATTACTTACATGGATTAACGTTACTTCTGGAAGAatcataaaaatacaacatgtaCTTTTATACAAATCCAGTTCATTTTGAACTGAACAGCTACTGGTAGATATGGGAGATGATTTCATAATGCAAATCTAATTTTGTGGGGGATTTTCTTGGATTAATTTTTAAGATTCTTTCTAAGATAAGGAAAGATCTGCCTCCTTCTGCCGTGTTATATTGGTATTTGCTGAAATTGCACTTGGAACCATCTGACCATTCTGATTTATTTCAAGAAAATCAAGATGTAAGACTGAATATGAAACTTTGAAAATTGGCAAACTGTACACAAACAATGTAAAAGATTTTAACTTATCTAATTGGTCTAATGTTTAATAACATAACACTACAAACCGAGCACTTTAACATCCATGGAGTAGTCCCCAGTGATTGCAGGTGTATATTTGGTCACATTGACTCCTACTTTCAGCCGCAGTGTGTAGTTCCCTGAATTAGCGTAATGATACCGGACAACCGGTTCAGTCCCCTGGATCACCTCTCTGCATTACAAAAAGATCAGAAGAAGTGCaaatgataaagaaaagcatcCAAACCTTCATGAAGAATTAATGTATGAGAAAACTGCGTACCCGTTCCCCAAGTCCCACGTATAGGTGAACTTTGCTGTGCTGAAATTCTTTTGGGGATCGTAGAGTTCAAACATGGTCTCTGTGGGAACTTCAGAGGCCAGTTCTCCTGTGTCTCTAACATAGGTGGCATTCCCTTCAATCTGATAGAAAACCAACTTCCCAgcaatgttttctgtttaaaaaagatgatataTCTTATTATGAAGCCTCTGTAAGAGAAGTATAAATGAAATGCTGAAGTACATACCCAAATCTGTCAAAGGGTCTGTAGTCTTTGCCACACCCAGGGGAGCCAAGAGGAGAAGCATCAAGATCCGTCCAACATTTTTTCTGTAAGCATACATCCCAAAGTTTAAAACAGATTCAAGAGATGTCAAAAGTCTTAATAGATGTTGGATATACCTTTCCATATCTGCTGGTCCTCTCACTGGAGATCACTGGAGGACCTCAagtagaaaaaataaagaaggcAGAGTGGATGGACATGGGGAAGGAAGATGTGCTGTGGCTTCTTCTGACTGCCTGTGAGATTCAGAGCATGCAGATGAGAGCTGTAAAGGCTTGAAATTGTCACCATGCGTTTCAATCATGTGTCTGCATGGAGAACAACAATCAGCTTTTGAATGCAAGGCTCAGTCCTGGGTCACATTCCTGTCGGTGATGTGGGACATCTTCTCAGATGTgacaaactttatttatgtgtttctcTGAAACAGAAATAAGACCAAAAGGCTAATTTGGGAAGTACACTCGAGGTATAGTCATACATTTCAGTTTACTACAGGGAACATCCACATGGTGGTGCTAATAAACCAAGTATTACACAACCAGCAATTATTCAAACTAGTGACTgggattatttttaaattatgtctAGAATATTAAATTACCAGATTGATATACTGGGCTACTGTCAACTGCAGCTTTGGCAGGCTACACAGGTCAATATGGATaattaaaatatcaatatttctGACAAGCCTATAGTGTGA
This sequence is a window from Thunnus albacares chromosome 20, fThuAlb1.1, whole genome shotgun sequence. Protein-coding genes within it:
- the tmem130 gene encoding transmembrane protein 130, producing MERKNVGRILMLLLLAPLGVAKTTDPLTDLENIAGKLVFYQIEGNATYVRDTGELASEVPTETMFELYDPQKNFSTAKFTYTWDLGNGEVIQGTEPVVRYHYANSGNYTLRLKVGVNVTKYTPAITGDYSMDVKVLDAIKHIELKGPSDYEMSQNSSLAIHVDGSPPMWVCWRILPNCKPDRTGGCTLTMLYENTLRLNHTFTSAGVHCLDISVRNDISKFQTSLSLYVRKKNSNSHMFFILSCAAILVATFSFITVIACRPRHQSRSQIAPSGNALFLKNQDSDGQSAILFNFSTADKEEKEPLLMQYGTQYSS